Proteins from one Camelina sativa cultivar DH55 chromosome 8, Cs, whole genome shotgun sequence genomic window:
- the LOC104706398 gene encoding protein Brevis radix-like 4, with product MLTCIARSKRAGDESSGQPDDPDSKHAKSLTSQLKDMALKASGAYRHCTPCTAAQGQGQVQGPIRNSPTSVKSDFESEQRFKMLYGRSNSLINSTAAAAAQQQQPRVWGKEMEARLKGISSGEATPKSASGRNRVDPIVIVEEKEPKEWVAQVEPGVLITFVSLPGGGNDLKRIRFRYVTLITLFIYLRL from the exons ATGCTGACGTGTATAGCTCGTTCGAAGCGAGCCGGCGATGAATCTTCGGGTCAACCCGACGATCCGGATTCCAAACACGCCAAATCTTTAACATCTCag CTCAAAGACATGGCTCTGAAAGCTTCGGGAGCATACCGGCATTGTACGCCGTGTACGGCGGCGCAGGGTCAGGGACAAGTGCAAGGACCGATCAGGAACAGTCCAACGTCGGTAAAGTCGGATTTCGAATCGGAGCAACGGTTCAAAATGCTATACGGAAGATCAAACAGCTTGATCAACTCCACGGCGGCTGCGGCGGCGCAACAACAGCAGCCTAGGGTATGGGGGAAAGAGATGGAAGCGAGGCTAAAAGGGATATCGAGCGGAGAAGCGACACCGAAATCGGCGAGTGGGAGGAACCGGGTCGACCCGATAGTGATCGTGGAAGAGAAAGAGCCAAAAGAATGGGTAGCTCAGGTAGAGCCAGGGGTTCTCATTACCTTCGTTTCTCTTCCCGGCGGTGGTAATGATCTCAAACGGATACGTTTCAGGTACGTTACTTTAATTACTCTCTTCATATATCTACGgttatga